The Pseudomonas hefeiensis genomic sequence TACCCACACCACTTATTAAGGGAACGCCATGGACGCTTTTAACTACCGTGGCGGGGAGCTGTTCGCGGAAGGGGTTGCCCTGTCCGCGCTCGCGGAACGTTTCGGCACGCCAACCTACGTTTATTCCCGTGCACATATCGAAGCTCAATATCTGGCCTTCGCCGATGCGCTCGTCGGCATGCCGCACCTGGTGTGTTTCGCCGTAAAAGCCAACTCCAACCTCGGTGTGCTCAACGTCCTGGCCCGCCTGGGCGCCGGTTTTGACATCGTGTCCGGTGGTGAACTCGAACGCGTGCTGGCCGCCGGCGGCAGCGCCGACAAGATCGTTTTTTCCGGCGTCGGCAAGACCCGTGAAGACATGCGCCGCGCCCTGGAAGTGGGGGTGCACTGCTTCAACATCGAATCGACCGATGAGCTGGAGCGCCTGCAACTGGTCGCCGCCGAACTGGGTGTCCGCGCGCCGATCTCCCTGCGCGTGAACCCGGACGTCGACGCCGGCACCCACCCGTACATTTCCACCGGCCTCAAGGAAAACAAGTTCGGCATCGCCATTGCCGACGCCGAGGATGTGTACGTACGCGCCGCCCAACTGCCAAATCTGGAAGTGCTGGGCGTGGATTGCCACATCGGCTCGCAACTGACCACCCTCGAACCTTTCATCGATGCCCTCGACCGCCTGCT encodes the following:
- the lysA gene encoding diaminopimelate decarboxylase; the encoded protein is MDAFNYRGGELFAEGVALSALAERFGTPTYVYSRAHIEAQYLAFADALVGMPHLVCFAVKANSNLGVLNVLARLGAGFDIVSGGELERVLAAGGSADKIVFSGVGKTREDMRRALEVGVHCFNIESTDELERLQLVAAELGVRAPISLRVNPDVDAGTHPYISTGLKENKFGIAIADAEDVYVRAAQLPNLEVLGVDCHIGSQLTTLEPFIDALDRLLALVDRLGDCGIYLRHIDLGGGVGVRYRDEEPPLVADYIKTVRERLDGRDLALMFEPGRYIVANAGVLLTQVEYLKHTEHKDFAIVDAAMNDLIRPALYQAWMDVTAVRPRDTTARSYDIVGPICETGDFLAKGRELALEEGDLLAVHSAGAYGFVMSSNYNTRGRCAEVLVDGDQAFEVRRRETVAELFAGESLLPE